The following coding sequences lie in one Aspergillus puulaauensis MK2 DNA, chromosome 3, nearly complete sequence genomic window:
- a CDS encoding uncharacterized protein (COG:S;~EggNog:ENOG410PVZ3;~TransMembrane:7 (o26-47i73-94o106-129i155-175o206-225i232-250o270-287i)), translated as MDFWKREDAECELVGEAMSPLVGNGILVGFVGQAALSLGLSAWVFFLTTHGNIDITHPEGTPKREIEHKRLDFVSNILMIGSDIQTTLGIAYMVTVFSQAMIMDTYHLHVVFDIVSFVGVSNTAALVCWRFCRAKIEGSNTNTNWRFYWNDRSRAAFLFTALYIALTVLLCVRLHEWAPDTAPGRCYYTHLVTSVTASHPGADETYVGITASWLVVVLILSIFGGVSRRRGILILSYLQFPLHLYMTLALRIANEGRFEGEKKHENEWDFGQTTAVVLLGIAVVEFLKKGKEYYDFETYVMKHGTVPDSGGHDGSQSWEQSRDEEANVDSYLLKMRSGDEQSPEGHPTLEGR; from the exons ATGGACTTCTGGAAAAGGGAAGACGCCGAGTGTGAGCTGGTGGGAGAGGCGATGAGTCCCTTGGTCGGCAATGGG ATCCTTGTAGGATTCGTCGGCCAAGCAGCCCTATCCCTCGGCCTCTCAGCATGGGTATTCTTCCTAACAACCCACGGCAACATCGACATCACACACCCAGAAGGCACTCCCAAGCGCGAGATCGAACACAAACGGCTGGACTTCGTTTCGAATATCCTCATGATCGGATCGGACATCCAAACAACTCTCGGCATAGCATACATGGTCACCGTGTTCAGCCAGGCCATGATCATGGATACATACCACCTGCACGTCGTCTTCGACATTGTCAGTTTCGTCGGGGTCTCCAACACAGCAGCCCTCGTCTGTTGGAGATTCTGCCGTGCGAAGATCGAAGGATCAAACACGAATACAAACTGGAGGTTCTATTGGAATGATCGGTCTCGAGCTGCATTCCTGTTCACAGCCTTGTATATCGCCCTTACTGTTCTCCTCTGTGTCCGCCTCCACGAATGGGCTCCCGATACAGCGCCTGGTCGGTGCTACTACACACATCTCGTAACCAGCGTCACGGCCTCGCACCCTGGAGCTGATGAGACGTACGTCGGGATAACCGCCAGCTGGCTCGTCGTTGTCCTGATATTGAGTATATTCGGCGGTGTCAGCCGGAGACGCGGGATCCTGATTCTGTCCTATCTCCAGTTCCCGCTGCATCTGTACATGACGCTTGCACTGAGGATAGCGAACGAAGGTAGATTcgagggagagaagaagcacGAGAATGAGTGGGATTTTGGGCAGACGACGGCGGTTGTTCTTCTTGGGATTGCGGTTGTGGAGTTTctgaagaaggggaaggagtATTATGATTTTGAGACGTATGTCATGAAGCATGGAACAGTTCCGGACTCTGGGGGTCATGATGGATCGCAGTCGTGGGAGCAGTCgagggatgaggaggcgaATGTCGACAGTTATCTTCTGAAGATGCGATCTGGGGATGAGCAGAGTCCTGAGGGGCATCCAACGCTTGAGGGGCGTTAA